A stretch of Polypterus senegalus isolate Bchr_013 chromosome 3, ASM1683550v1, whole genome shotgun sequence DNA encodes these proteins:
- the LOC120526869 gene encoding CMRF35-like molecule 8, producing the protein MKFWILLPFFSGVETSLSGPKEVSSWTGNSVNITCQYSENYTDDVKYWCGKLTSSCNVLVKSDGSVKSLQDQRMSISDNKMNKQFTVSVRNLRTSDSGWYKCGIEMQRPHTDVTYPVHLTVRGKRKVSQCYHSRSLS; encoded by the exons ATGAAGTTTTGGATTCTATTGCCTTTTTTTTCAG GTGTTGAAACTTCGCTTTCTGGACCAAAGGAAGTGAGCAGCTGGACTGGGAATTCAGTGAATATTACATGTCAATACAGTGAAAACTACACAGACGATGTGAAGTACTGGTGTGGAAAACTGACCTCTTCATGCAATGTCTTGGTTAAAAGTGATGGATCTGTAAAATCTTTGcaagatcagagaatgtccattAGTGACAACAAAATGAATAAGCAGTTCACTGTGTCAGTGAGAAACTTGAGGACAAGTGACTCTGGATGGTACAAATGTGGAATAGAGATGCAACGCCCACATACAGATGTGACTTATCCAGTTCATCTCACCGTCAGAGGTAAGAGGAAAGTTTCTCAGTGTTACCATTCCAGGTCATTATCCTGA